One window of Marinomonas primoryensis genomic DNA carries:
- a CDS encoding ATP-binding protein — translation MSFYFSSSLKCIKNKKLSPFLILVIAAVIFMCATIMTFTQLFERQNLIMSVVEEDALWASYQLDREALKLRNALELLDASFSEGRLKEAKLRFDILYSRVNILEKSKLNVLFYRMPSWSENFTYFDEKLKYMDSLLFVETVKLNIGILFKESDLLLDKTERLVLDVLALRSAEKVKHRNDSLDLFIYLSTLISLLAITMAIIVFMLFKQLKVVNVSYGKSIKLTKELDIAVNLSKLSLKAKSDFVATMSHEIRTPLNAIVGFSYLLIDSDLTESDRDKINKIQKAAVNLLGIINGILDFSKIESGKIDLEESSFNLDNMLEYVYQINDSSAKNKGLNFTISRDFSMPDYLIGDQARLQQILINLVSNAIKFTHSGSVAVRVYKNGENEFVIEVRDTGIGIRNGVDIFDFFQQADSSTTRRYGGTGLGLSIVQKLVALLKGHISYESEENEGSQFLVVLPYCPDLTIASYIFESVALISEDISASKLLNEMNFYNYTECKLESIVGCNVPFLVSRGFSTRIDDFTEIQKRVFKESALFLDGASDCTFYSSGLFTPTNMGEKLKVFSSNSKSVHMVDFQESKKIDSFILKGKKVLLAEDNRINADIVIAIVNKMGVSVDWVENGREAYEKAITNSYDLILMDIHMPVMDGYKASEKIHYALNKKKPPILVLTADSLNSNVDDFTSFYFNDALFKPLDPYLLIKKLKYWIERYNKDLIVGHPNEKESTFKLLLDLEALKEMLIEGDSSSNVYIKNIIENHSDYSGTHFLIEILSDINSYDYNDALLKVESLKKYIFI, via the coding sequence ATGAGTTTCTATTTTTCTTCTAGTTTGAAATGTATAAAAAATAAAAAACTATCACCATTTTTAATTTTAGTGATTGCTGCCGTTATTTTTATGTGTGCAACGATAATGACTTTCACACAGCTTTTTGAACGTCAAAATCTAATTATGTCAGTTGTTGAAGAGGATGCGTTGTGGGCTTCCTATCAACTGGATAGAGAGGCGCTGAAGCTGAGGAACGCACTCGAATTATTAGATGCTAGTTTTAGTGAAGGCCGCCTTAAAGAAGCTAAATTGCGTTTTGATATTTTATATAGCCGTGTCAATATTTTAGAAAAAAGTAAATTGAACGTATTGTTTTATCGAATGCCAAGCTGGAGTGAAAATTTCACATATTTTGATGAGAAATTGAAATATATGGATAGTTTGCTTTTTGTTGAAACAGTAAAATTAAATATTGGTATCTTATTCAAAGAAAGCGATCTTTTGCTGGATAAAACTGAACGTTTGGTTCTTGACGTTTTAGCGTTAAGATCTGCCGAAAAAGTAAAGCACAGAAATGATTCATTAGATTTGTTTATTTACCTTTCTACACTAATCTCACTCTTAGCCATCACTATGGCAATTATTGTGTTTATGCTTTTTAAACAACTTAAGGTAGTTAATGTATCTTATGGAAAATCTATAAAATTAACGAAAGAGCTTGATATAGCCGTTAATTTATCAAAACTTTCTCTTAAAGCAAAATCTGATTTTGTGGCGACAATGAGCCATGAGATTCGCACCCCATTGAACGCTATTGTAGGCTTTAGCTATTTACTAATAGACAGTGATCTTACAGAAAGTGATCGAGATAAGATTAATAAAATTCAAAAAGCAGCGGTTAATTTACTCGGTATTATTAATGGGATTTTGGATTTTTCGAAAATTGAGTCTGGAAAAATAGACCTTGAAGAAAGCTCTTTCAATTTAGATAACATGCTTGAATATGTTTATCAGATTAACGATAGTTCAGCTAAGAATAAAGGTTTAAATTTCACCATATCTCGTGATTTTTCTATGCCCGATTATTTGATTGGTGATCAAGCAAGGCTTCAGCAAATTCTTATTAATTTAGTAAGTAATGCTATCAAGTTTACGCACTCTGGTTCGGTTGCTGTCAGAGTGTATAAAAATGGTGAAAATGAATTTGTAATTGAGGTTAGAGATACAGGGATTGGCATTCGTAATGGTGTTGATATTTTCGATTTTTTCCAGCAGGCGGATAGCAGCACAACAAGGCGTTATGGTGGGACGGGGCTTGGGTTAAGTATTGTCCAAAAATTAGTCGCATTGCTAAAAGGCCATATTTCTTATGAAAGTGAAGAAAATGAAGGCAGCCAATTTTTGGTCGTGCTTCCGTACTGTCCAGATTTGACAATTGCTTCTTATATTTTTGAAAGTGTTGCTTTGATAAGTGAAGATATTTCTGCTTCTAAATTACTGAATGAAATGAATTTTTATAATTACACTGAGTGCAAGTTAGAAAGTATTGTTGGTTGTAATGTGCCGTTTTTAGTGAGTAGGGGTTTTTCCACACGAATAGATGATTTCACAGAAATACAGAAGCGGGTTTTTAAAGAGAGTGCTTTGTTCTTAGATGGGGCTAGTGATTGCACATTTTATTCATCTGGCCTTTTTACACCAACGAATATGGGGGAGAAATTAAAAGTTTTTTCCTCTAATTCGAAAAGCGTTCATATGGTGGATTTTCAAGAATCAAAAAAAATCGATTCTTTTATATTGAAAGGGAAGAAGGTTTTATTGGCCGAAGATAATAGAATTAATGCAGATATAGTGATAGCCATTGTTAATAAAATGGGGGTGTCTGTCGATTGGGTTGAAAATGGACGAGAAGCCTACGAAAAGGCAATAACTAATTCTTATGATCTTATTCTTATGGATATTCATATGCCAGTAATGGATGGGTATAAGGCAAGTGAAAAAATACATTACGCTTTAAATAAGAAGAAGCCACCTATCCTTGTACTAACAGCAGATTCTCTGAATTCAAATGTCGATGATTTTACGAGTTTTTATTTTAATGATGCTTTGTTTAAGCCTTTAGATCCATATTTGTTAATTAAAAAATTAAAGTATTGGATTGAAAGATATAACAAAGATTTGATTGTTGGGCATCCTAATGAAAAAGAAAGCACTTTTAAATTGTTACTTGATTTGGAAGCGTTGAAAGAGATGTTGATTGAAGGTGATTCCTCTTCAAATGTTTATATTAAAAATATCATTGAAAATCACTCGGACTACTCTGGTACTCATTTTCTTATTGAGATACTTAGCGATATTAATAGCTATGACTATAATGATGCACTATTGAAAGTCGAATCATTAAAAAAATATATTTTCATATAA
- a CDS encoding molybdopterin-dependent oxidoreductase: MKTYSVVILISFGLTVFSSLQAKELSVPTGRVILTVTGAISNTNTANKTAEFDRQMLMDLDVITQQTETPWTEGIDTYKGPLLRSLLAVVGAKSDTLFVQALNDYNALVPVQDSYDYNLILAMEMNGKPMGVRNKGPLFLLYPFKESPELNNEVIHNRSVWQIKAINVE; this comes from the coding sequence ATGAAAACATATTCTGTTGTAATTTTGATATCTTTTGGGTTAACGGTTTTTTCGAGTTTGCAAGCTAAAGAGCTTTCTGTTCCAACTGGTCGAGTGATTTTGACTGTAACGGGCGCAATTTCTAATACAAATACCGCAAATAAAACCGCCGAATTTGACCGTCAAATGCTGATGGATCTTGACGTAATTACTCAGCAAACTGAAACACCTTGGACTGAGGGGATTGACACCTACAAAGGTCCTTTACTGAGATCATTATTGGCGGTAGTTGGTGCAAAATCTGACACTTTATTCGTGCAAGCACTTAATGATTACAATGCATTAGTGCCCGTTCAAGATAGCTATGACTATAACCTCATTCTTGCTATGGAAATGAACGGAAAACCGATGGGTGTAAGAAATAAGGGGCCGCTCTTTCTACTTTATCCATTCAAGGAGTCTCCAGAATTAAACAATGAAGTGATTCATAATCGATCTGTATGGCAGATAAAAGCGATAAACGTCGAGTAG
- a CDS encoding aldo/keto reductase → MRHQYHPLGFEGSRLAQGFWRMEEWNMTSQESLGFIEACLDLGVTTFDHADIYGDYQCETLFGNALKHKPALRDKMEIITKCGILLPSNSRPDINVHRYNYRAEHILASVDRSLANLQCEYIDTLLLHRPSPLMNADEVAQAFDLLFTLGKVKHFGVSNFTTNQFDLLQSRLDAPLIINQVELSPLALQHFEDGTLDHVQQHAVTPMAWSPFAGGDIFSGTDEKAKRVQIVLKTVAEEMDCAVDQVVVAWLLRHPSDICPVMGSGKIARLAAAVDAMTITLSDDDWFRIWVASQGRSVA, encoded by the coding sequence ATGAGACATCAATATCACCCCTTGGGTTTCGAAGGTTCGCGCCTAGCACAAGGCTTTTGGCGAATGGAAGAGTGGAACATGACTTCTCAAGAGTCGTTGGGCTTTATCGAGGCCTGTTTAGACCTTGGTGTGACCACGTTCGATCATGCTGATATTTACGGTGATTATCAGTGCGAAACCTTGTTTGGTAATGCGCTAAAGCACAAACCAGCATTGCGCGATAAAATGGAAATCATCACAAAATGTGGGATTTTGCTGCCTTCTAATAGTCGTCCTGATATTAACGTGCATCGTTATAACTATCGTGCAGAGCATATTTTAGCGAGTGTGGATCGATCGTTGGCAAACCTGCAGTGTGAATACATTGATACTTTGTTGCTGCATCGCCCAAGTCCGTTAATGAATGCTGATGAAGTGGCGCAGGCGTTTGATTTGTTGTTCACCCTTGGCAAGGTGAAGCATTTTGGTGTGTCGAACTTTACGACGAATCAGTTTGATTTATTGCAGTCTCGTCTTGATGCGCCACTGATTATTAATCAAGTGGAGTTGTCTCCTTTGGCGTTGCAACATTTTGAAGACGGGACATTGGATCATGTGCAACAACATGCGGTGACACCAATGGCTTGGTCGCCTTTTGCGGGTGGCGACATTTTTTCAGGCACGGATGAAAAAGCCAAGCGTGTTCAAATAGTATTAAAAACAGTCGCAGAGGAAATGGATTGTGCTGTTGATCAGGTTGTTGTTGCTTGGTTATTGCGACACCCTTCCGATATTTGCCCTGTGATGGGGTCTGGGAAAATAGCGCGTTTGGCTGCGGCAGTCGATGCTATGACCATCACATTAAGTGATGACGATTGGTTTCGTATTTGGGTCGCATCTCAAGGGCGCTCAGTGGCGTAA